In Bacillus sp. S3, the sequence TAGTGCATTATATGTCATCTTCATGGCAATTTTAGCAGCCTATTACTTTAAAAATGGTGTTTCCTTTAAAGCAACAGTGGCTCTTGGTGGGATCGTATGTGGTGCCATCCCGCTTCTGTTGGCACTTTTTACGAAGCTGCAATTTAATTTGCCCATTGTCATTTCATATTTAATTTTTTTAGTCGGTTCACAGTATCTCGGTTCGATACGAGGCTGGTATGGGCTTGGCTGGTGGGATACCTTTATGCATCTCGTCAGCGGGGCCATTCTTGCCTTTTCAGGAATTGCTTTATATGAAAGGTTGATTCATAGAAATGCCGGAGATGCGATTTCGCCATGGTTTGTTTTCTGGTTCACCCTTTCGTTCGCAGCACTTGGAGGCGTTCTTTGGGAGGTCTATGAATTCAGCTGTGACCAATTTTTGGGCATGACCTTACAAGGCGGAGGGAATACAGACACTATGACAGATTTAGTTGCTGATACCGTCGGGGGTCTTGTGATTGCTGTTTGGTCAGGAATTCGCACGAAGATAAAATTAAATAAGGGGAAATAAGGGAAGGTACGCCATAGTTGACGTACCTTTTTAAGAATATATAAATAAATAAGTTTCGACTTTGAGAAATGTCCAGCTCCAGCGCCCTAGCAGCAGTGTACTTCGCTTTTCTTAGTTAAACTGTTACTGCTGCAAAAAACTCATCGTAGATTGCTTGAACCGCTCTTTTTTCGTCCACTTCTTTTACGCCGAACATCATACTGACCTCGGAGGATCCTTGGTTGATCATTTCGATATTCACACGAGCCTTTGCCAATGCCTTTGATGCTCTAGCCATTGTACCAACATTATGACGCATGCCTTCTCCGACCACCATAATAAGGGCCAAACTATGTTCGATTTTCACCTCATCAGCATGCAATTCTGTCTTAATCCGCTGAGTAATTTCTGCCTCTATTTTCTCATCAAGCTGATTTTCTCTTAATATCACCGACACATCATCAATTCCTGATGGGGTATGTTCATAAGAGAGGCCAAAATCTTCTAAGATCCCTAACAGCTTGCGTCCAAAGCCGATTTCCCTATTCATGAGGTACTTGCTGACGTATATACTGCAAAATCCTTCATCGCTGGCTATCCCAATTACTGGGCCATTGGTATTGTCCCGCTCGTACACAATCCTTGTCCCTGGAGCAGCAGGGTTGTTAGTATTCTTAATTTGGACAGGAATTCCCGCCCTAAATGCCGGTACAAGCGCTTCGTCATGTAACACGCTAAATCCCGCATACGAAAGCTCCCGCATTTCACGGTAGGTTAATTCCTTAATTTCCTTTGGCTTTTTCACAATAGAAGGATTGACGGAATATACTGCATCCACATCCGTAAAATTTTCATAAAGATTCACCCTAAGTGCATTAGCAAGTATGGAACCGGTTATATCGGAACCGCTTCGTGAAAATGTGTACACCTCGCCCTCTTCGCTATAGCCAAAAAATCCCGGGAATATTATAATCCCTGAGCACTCGCGCAATGAAAATAGACGGTCATATGCTTCCGGTAATGCTTGAGCATTTCCCGGCTCAGCACTGACGAGTAGTCCAGCCTCTTTAGGATCAACATATGTTGCTTCGACCCCCCGCTCGCGGAAATACGCAGCGACTAATTTTGCGTTATTATCTTCACCGCTTGCCTTAAGTAAATCAATAAATCGATCCGGTTTACTTTTATCACTTGCCAATCTTCCTGCTAAATCATTATAAATTTCCTCTATCACTCCATCCGGAAGATGACATTCCTCTGCAATTGCTGCATATCTTTCCAAGACAGCCTCAAGCGTTTCTTTAGGATCTTGATTTTGCAAACATTGTTCAGCACATTCAATCAATAAATCTGTTACCTTGATATCTTCTTGAAACCTCTTCCCCGGAGCTGATACGACGACAACTTTTCTTTCAGGATCAGATACAACGATCTGAAATACCTTCTCAAGCTGTTTTCCGGATGCTAAAGAGGATCCGCCAAATTTTGCGACCTTCATCCCTACATCCCCTACTCTTTTAAAAATATAACCCTAATTTTATTACAATTTCGAAAATATTCAAGAGTTTTTTTCCATCCTGTATGTACATTTGTTTTTTTTACGAGGACATTTAGTGGTATAGGGTATTATTTTGAAAACATTAACGAATGATTTCAATAAAATGCGCTAGAATCCTTGCTGTCAATCCCCAAATGGATCGGTTGTCGTAGCGGTAAAAATATTCCTCCACACCTCTAGCCCGCCAATTGTAGTTTTCACCACCGGGGATTAAATCAAACGGAAACCCCCTCTCCGGCTCTGCTTTAAAGTGAACACGATAGATCTCAGGATCATGGTTTATGAAAAAAGACAATGGAACTGTAAAAACCTCTCCCACTTCCGTAGGATTTGGCTGTATTTCTTCTGCTTTGTCAATGTATCCCACATATGGATAAAGAATCATCCCAAAGGGGGAAATCATATAATCTAAAGGATAAACATTTGTAACTTGGTCTTTGTTTATTCCTAATTCCTCTGCCGTCTCACGGATGGCTGTATCCATCTCATCCAAATCCTGTGGATCCATTCTTCCTCCTGGAAAACAAATCTCTCCCGGCTGCCTTCTTAATTCAAGGGAACGAACCTCAAACAAGATATGAATCCCATCCTCCTTTTGCAGCAAAGGCACCATCACTGCATACTTTGAAAACTTTTCACTACCCAGAATTGTTGGTGTATGACTTTTAACTTTTATCAGCACCTGTTCCAGCTCCATGGGTACACCCCATTCCGTTTCTTACTATTTCTACTTTTACAATACCACTTTTTATGTCTTAGTTGAAAAAAAACAACCCAACGATGTCGTTGGATTGTTCTTTTACATTTTATCATTCCTTCTTCTCAAACCAAGAATACATATAGGCGGGATCTTCAAAATCCTGCGAAGATTTTACTATTTTCAAAGGGTGAAAGGTGTCAATCATCACGGCCAGTTCAAGTGTTTCTTTTTTCCCAATACTTGCTTCTGTTTTTCCTGGATGCGGCCCGTGTGGTATTCCGCCCGGATGAAGTGTAATTGAGCCCTCCCGCACCCCTTTACGGCTCATAAAATTACCTGCCACATAATATAGCAGTTCATCACTATTTACGTTGCTGTGATAGTAAGGCGCAGGGATGGACTCTGGATGATAATCATATAATCTTGGAACAAAGGAGCAAACAACAAAATGATTTCCTTCGAAGGTTTGATGGACTGGCGGCGGCTGATGCACCCTTCCGGTAATCGGTTCGAAATCCTCGATGTTAAAGGCCCACGGATACAAATATCCATCCCAGCCAACCACATCAAACGGATGGTGACCAAGAATATGTGAGGAAATCTTGCCTCTTGATTTCGTCAATACCTCAAATTCTCCTTTAACGTCGAACGTCACCAGGGTTTCTGGTCCGCGAATATCACGCTCACAAAATGGACTGTGCTCTAAGAGCTGCCCATATTCGTTACGGTAGCGCCTTGGGGTCGTAATTTGGCTAAAGGATTCAACAAAAAGCATTTTCGTCGTTTCATTTTCATTCGGAAGCACCCGAAATATGGTTCCAATCGGGATAATCAAGTAATCACCCGGACGGTAGGAAATCGTGCCAAACATGGTCTCAAGCTGCCCCGTTCCATGATGAATAAAAAGCATTTCATCCCCATCGCCATTCCGGTAAAAGCTTTCCATTGGTGCCGTCACATATGCTGTTCCAATGAGTAAATCCTGATTTCCAACTAAATAAGTTCGAGCCTTCAGCGCGTTACCTTGCTTTACCACTTTACTGGTTAAAAAATGCCGGTGCTTTAACGACTGTTCCACTTCGTATTCGGGCAAATAATTGCCTGCCCCTTCCGATTTCACAACCTCTGTTGGCATATAATGATGATACAAGATGGATTGTGTTCCGGAAAACCCGCGCGTTCCCATTACCTGCTCCCGAAAAAGGCTGCCATCGTCTTTTTTAAACATCGTATGTCGCTTATGTGGAACCTCACCCATTTGGCGGTAATACATCACTTCACCTCTATTCCATCAATAATGGTATTCTTCAATCTGCCTAAATGATCGATCTCCAATTCTACCTGATCTCCCGGTTCAAGCCAGCGATGAACGTGCTCACCCAGCTCAAGAATGCATCCCGTGCCGACAGTTCCAGAACCGATGATTTCACCCGGATAAAGTGTAACGCTTTTTGATGCCCTTGCAATCATTTCTCCAAATGAAAAATATATGTCCTTTAGATTCCCTTCTGATAGCAGTTTCCCATTCACCCAGGCTTTCATGGATAGATCAAAGCCATTTCCTTCTTTTAATGATTCTAGTTCATCTTTTGTTACTATCCACGGCCCAATGGAGGTTGAAAAATCCTTTCCCTTAGCAGGCCCTAGACCCACCTTCATTTCTTCCTTTTGTAGGTCTCTTGCGCTCCAGTCGTTTAATATGCAAAAGCCAAATATATAGTCATCTGCCGCTTCCTCAGGGATATCCCGGCCTTCTTTCCCAATAACGCAGGCAATTTCCAACTCATAATCAAGCCACAGACACTCTTTTGGTTTAACAATAGCTTCACCGGGCCCCTTTATGGCCAGGTGATTCGAAAAATAAAAAACAGGGATTTCATACCACTCCGGAATCATTTCGAGTCCGCGGTTTTCCCTTGCCGTTTTCACATGTTGCTCGAAGGCATAAAAATCACGGAAGCTTCTAGGTACGGGGAGCGGTGCTTTTAATTGAATTTCACTTAAACGGTAAATTCCTCTTTGCCCGCTTGTTAATGGAAAAAGACTAGCAGCTTTCTGTCTATTTTCTTCAGACTTTTCGAGAAAATCTAGTAGGTTATTAGGGAGGCTCCCATCAGATGCATCGTGCATATCCACTACATGCTCATCATCTACTAACCATCCTGCACTGATTGATCCATCTTTTTTCTCAAAGGTAACAAATTTCAACAACCTCACCCTTTTTCCGTATTGTGAGCCCCTTTAATTATTTGTTTATATTCTATAGGTTTCCGCGTCTTTCCTGCTCTCGTTCTATAGATTCAAATAATGCCTTAAAGTTCCCTTCACCAAACCCACGGGCACCTTTACGCTGAATGATCTCGATAAATAATGTTGGACGGTCAACGATTGGTTTTGTGAAAATTTGCAATAAATATCCTTCATCATCACGGTCTACCAAAATATCCAATTCGCGCAGCTTTTCAATTTCTTCATCTATTTTACCGATCCGTTCACCTAATGACTCATAGTAAGTACCTGGCGTTTTAAGAAACTCCACCCCATTCTTCTTCAAAGTGGCTACAGTAGACACAATGTCCTCTGTTAAAATCGCTAAATGCTGTACACCAGGGCCATTGTAAAATTCCAGATATTCTTGGATTTGTGACTTCCGCTTACCTTCAGCGGGTTCATTGATTGGGAACTTAATCCGGCCGCCATTATGCATCACCTTTGACATAAGAGCAGAATATTCAGTCGTGATATCTTTATCAGAGAAATGTTTCATTTCCTTAAATCCCATGACCTTAGAGTAATATTCAACCCACTCCTCCATCCGCTCGACATTGCCAACGACGTGGTCAATTCCAATTAGTCCTGCATCCTCAAAAGGCAATGTTGATGTATAGGATTCATATCCGGGCAAAAACGCTCCTTGATAATTTTTCCGTTCAATTAACGTATGGATGGTATCGCCGTATGTACCAAGAACGGCTTTCTTGACAACACCGTTATCATCCTCCATGTCAAATGGAGCTGTAAGGGCAATTGCTCCCCTGTTTACCGCTTCTTCAAAAGCTTTCTCCACATCATCAACCAAGAGGGCAACGTCTTTGACACCATCACCGTGTTTTTTAACAAACTGAGCAACCCTGCCGTCTTCTGTATATGAACCAGTTAGAACCAGACGGATATTTCGTTGCTGCAAGCAATAGGAAGCGGTTTCACGATTACCAGTTTCGAGGCCCGAGTAGGCGACAGGTTGAAACCCATAAGCCGTACAAAAGAAGTGACATGCCTGCTTGGCATTGCCTGTGTAAATCTCAATATAATCTACATCCCGCACCGGAAAAAAGTCATCTGCAAGCTGCTCTGCTCTTACCCTATTTTCTTTCATCTAGAAACCCCCATTAAAGTAAAAGTAATAATATTCAGAATTAATTCTAGATGAGAAGGTGTTGTCTTCTCAAGGGCGGGATGTAAAGCAATAACGCTTTTTGGTGTTAAAGATTGTCTTGTATTGCCTGAAGAAAAAAAGAGAAACATGCCTATACGATGCATGTTTCCACTAATTATATGTTATTAAAGTTTTTATTGATTACGAACAATGTCTTATTTTGTAAAAAAATTTTTTCCTACTGCGAAAGAATGGCTCGGTCGCTCGCCATTTGAACACCACGAATTCTTTTAAATTCACTCAACAGGCTTTCAATTGTGAGGTTTCTCTTTTCATTCTCATTCACCTCGAAAATTATTTGCCCTTTATCCATCATGATTAATCGATTTCCAAGGTCAATAGCTTGCTGCATATTATGGGTAACCATTAATGTCGTAAGATTGTATTTATCCACTATTTCCTTTGTTAGGTTTGTAATTAACTCAGCCCGGGAAGGATCAAGTGCTGCCGTATGTTCATCAAGAAGCAGGATGGATGGTTCCGTGAAAGTAGCCATTAACAATGAAAGGGCTTGACGCTCCCCACCCGAGAGCAAGCCGACTTTTGCACTTAAGCGGTTTTCTAAACCCAAGTGCAGCGATTCCAATACCTCCCTGAAATATTCCCGCCTCTTTTTCGTCACTCCCCTTCTTAATGTTCTCGTTTTATTTCTTGAGTAGGCCATCGCTAGATTTTCTTCAATCGTCATACTAGGAGCCGTTCCAGCCATTGGATCTTGAAAGACACGTCCAATCATTTTTGAACGGTTAAACTCCGTCATATTGGTAATGTTCTTTCCCCCGATTTGAACTTCCCCTACATCAGGAATTAATACACCGGAAATGATATTCATTAAGGTTGATTTCCCCGCACCGTTACTTCCAATTACTGTAACAAAATCCCCTGGCTTAAGCGACAGGTTCACATGATCGATAGCGATTTTTTCATCCGGCGTTCCCTCATTAAAAATCTTATGAATCTGATTTAATTGCAGCATGCTGATCCCCCTTCGCCCCAGCGGAAGCATTGATGATATTCATTCTTTCAGATTTTCTGCGCGCCTTCCGCTTTTTCTCTCTAGAACTGTCAATTATCTTAGGAGCTGTAAGTGCGATAATAACAATTAGAGCAGTAATAAGTTTCATGTCACCTGGGTCCAAGAAATCAACACGCAGTGCTAAAGTAATAACAATTCTGTATATTATCGCACCACCAACAACTGCAAGTGTCGTTCTGGCAATCGTTTTAGTGCCAAATAAAGCTTCACCAATAATGACAGAAGCTAACCCAATGACAATCATTCCAATTCCCATGCCAACATCGGCAAAACCGCCTTGTTGAGCAATCAGTGCACCTGAGAAAGCTACCAACGCATTGGATAAACCAAGGCCAAGGACGACTAGAAGGTTGGTATTGGCAGATAGGCTGCGAATCATTCGCTTATTATCACCTGTTGCTCTTACAGCAAGACCAAGTTCTGTTTGTAAAAACCAATCAGTAAGAAATTTAATCATAAAGGTAACAATAATCATAAAAATAAGAATGCCCCATGTTTCCGGCAGGCTGTCGCCTAGACCAACCACCGCCAGAAAGTTATTGAAAAATGAGTCAATTCCCGTTTTTTCAAAGAAATCACTAATTTTTGTAAAGGCTGTATCTGTATTTAATAAAGGAATATTTGCGCGTCCCATGATTCTTAGATTAATTGAATAAAGCGCAATCATCATTAAAATTCCTGAAAGTAAGTTATTAATTTTTCCAAAAGTATGCAAAAGCCCTGTGATACATCCCGCTGCAAAGCCGGCAAATAAAGCTGCAATCGTAGCGATAAATGGGTTAACACCATTCACAATCAATACCGCAGAAAGAGCAGCTCCAGTTACAAAACTCCCATCCACCGTTAAATCTGGGAAATCCAGAATACGAAAGGAGAGATAGACGCCCAGTGCCATAATCGCATAGATGATGCCTGCCTCAAAAGATCCAAATATGGCTGTAAACATTGAGTTCATCCTTTCTCTAATTCTTTAGACCTAAGAAAAACATGCACTTAGCCCTAATATATTCATATGAACGAATCAAGGAGTTAACCTTCGAAAAGGCTTCCTCCTTGAGAAATTTCAACTATTATTTTCCATCATAAAACTCACCGAGTTTACTCCATTCCTCTTTCACCTGAAGGCCTTGTGCTTCAGCAGCTGCTTTATTTATTACTAGTTTCAGACTGCTTGGAAGCTCAACTGGAATCTCAGAAGGCTTTTTCTTTCCTGTTAAAATGTCAACTGCCATTAAGCCAGATTGGTAGCCAAGGTCGTAATAACTGAAGCCGCTAGCCGCCACTGCGCCTTTTTTCATGGAATCAAGCTCGCCTACAAAAAGAGGAATTTTTTTGCTGTTGGCTACTGCAATCACGGAATCTAGTGCAGTTACCACCGTGTTATCTGTCGGAATGTAGATGGCATCGACACGGCCGACTAAGGATTCAGCAGCCTGTTTCACTTCAGAAGTATTGGCAACAGAAACCTCGACGAGTTTTGCGCCCTTCTCTTCAACTAACTTCTTTACTTCTTTTACTTGCACTTCTGAATTCGGTTCACCGGAGTTATAAATCACTCCGATATTTTTTGCTTTTACTTCATCGGTAATAAAATGGATGGTTGTTTTCGTTGCTTCTGGATGATTGTCAGTTGTTCCAGTTATATTTTTCCCCGGCTTATCTAAAGCTTCAACCAATTCAGCTACCACAGGGTCTGTAACAGATGTAAAGACAATTGGAATATCCTTTGTCGCATTTAGCGCAGCTGTTGCACTTGGTGTAGCATTAGCGAAAATCAAATCTACCTTATCACCGACAAAATTCTTAGCGATGGTTTGAACATTGTTCTGGTCTGCCTGAGCATTTTGCTCATCGAATGAAACCTTAACCCCTTTATCCTTTAAAGCCTTTTTAAATCCTTCTGTTGCAGCGTCTAAAGAAGGATGAGGCGCAAACTGACTAATACCTATCTTGAACTCCTTATCCGCTTCCCCTTTTTCCGGGTCTCCAGCAGATTCTTTACTGCCGCAGCCGGCTAGCAACAGCATTCCCGCCAATGCAATGGACAGTGCCTTAACTTTTTTCCTCATTCGTTTACATCCCCCTAAATATTTTCTAAAAATTTAATATATTAGAAATTATTCTAGTATTTTTTTCGACCAAAAGCAATAGAAATCGCAAAAATATTTTTTTGCTTTAAAGCGACATAATATGTCAAAAAAAAATGCCATCTACTTTGAGTAGAAGGCATTTAGGGCTGTATGTAAACTTAGGAATGAAGGTATAACGTGATCTGCATCACCAATCCCGGGTTTTCTCTAGTAATTGATCAATTTCAACAAGGTTCATTTTATGACTGTTTTTCTCAGATGTTAGCTCTGAGGTACTTTCGAGTAATTTGTCAATATCAATTAATATGGTTCCCATCGTCTAACCTCCATAGAATTTTTGTTTGGTTACAAAATGATTCGAACTTCCCTTACAAATCATGGGGGTCTTTTTCTTTTTTAACAGATTACTAGCAAAAGTATGATATAATTCACTATTTTTTCACAAAAAGCAGTTTACAATGAGAAATGAAATCAGATAAGTGGTTGGGGGACCGCTTGTGCTGAGATTCATATAATGGGAGGGGAAAATATGTACCAATCTATCGCGTGGTACGCTACCTTGTTTTTCGTTTTCCTCATTGCACTTGCTTTTTCATTCGTGTATGGGGAATCACGGAAATTAAGAGAGTATGGACCGATTCAAGAAAAGGGTTACAAAATTCGCAAGTTTTATTTCCTTGGCTTACTTGCTATCATGGGGTTTGCTTCAGCCATTTCATTAAGTAAACTTCCATATCATAACCAGCATGCACTTGCTAAAGAGGATGGCAAAATTGTTGATGTTACGGGAATTCAGTTTTCTTGGCAATTAAGTAATGAAAACTTTACGGTTGGGGAGCCGGTTCAGTTTCGCGTCACAAGTAAAGATGTAACCCATGGATTTGGTCTTTATGACACTAAAATGGAGCTCATCGCTCAGACACAGGCAATGCCCGATTATACAAACACAGTTACGATCACATTTGACAAACCAGGCACATATAAAATTCTTTGTTTGGAATATTGCAGCGCTGGTCACCATGTGATGATCAAAGACATTGTTGTTAAACCAAAAGGAGGTAAATAATATGGAAAGTAAAGCTCGGAACTCAATCAAAAAAGGCGTTGCTTTATCATTAATGGTTACCTCCGTTGTTTTGGTATTAATGATGATTTTCGGGGTAATTATGCTTTTGAATCAAGGGAATATCGTTAAAATTCCCGCACAGATGTTTTATAAGGTGATGACGATTCATGGAACCGGAATGATTGGGATTGCAGCTCTCGGTGGAAGTGCCATCATGTGGTACTACCTATCAAAGTATATCCATTTGAATCATAAGATTTTTTTTACTAACCTTGCATTGTCCTTGATTGGTGTAGTAATGATTTTAACTGCCATTTTTGGCTTTAATTTTTCGGACGGCTGGACATTCCTGTACCCGCTGCCATCGTTCTCAGCAAAAATTTATGGTACAACTGGTGCATTATTGTTTTTATTTGGCCTGCTCATTTTAGGTGTTGGTTATCTTGTTATGTATTTTTACATAGCTGCCCGACTGATTAAAGAATATGGCGGGTTAGGAAAATCACTTGGCTGGGATTATATTTTTAGAGGTAAAAAAGGATATGGGCCTCCTGCTGCAGTGGTTGCAACCACAATGGTCATCATCGCCAATTCAACTGGTGTTCTTGCTGGTGCAACTGCATTGGTTCAATCGATTTTAAATATTATGAATCCTAATCTTACTTTTGATCCAATGCTGGCAAAACATTTAACCTATGCTTTTGGCCATATTTTTGCAAACTGTACGATTTATATGGCCGTAATTGCCGTCTATGAAATATTATCTGAGTATACAGGGCGTCCATGGAAATCAAATAAAGCCTTTTTGATTGCCTGGAACTTTTCAACCCTTTTTACATTGATGATTTATACACACCATTTACTCATGGATTTTGCCGTGCCTAGATGGATGTTGATTATCGGACAAGTTTTTTCCTACGCAAACGGACTCCCGGTAATGGTGGTTACCGCATATGGTGCGTTAATGATTGTCTTCCGCTCAGCTGTAAAGTGGGATTTCGCTTCCAGTATGATGTTTTTAGCGATGTTCGGCTGGGTAGCAGGTGCGGTCCCGGCCATTATAGATGCGACCATTGTCGTGAACCACGTGATGCACAATACGAAATGGGTACCAGGACATTTCCATACCTATATGGGAATGGGTGTGGTCGCAATGATTTTTGGTTTTATGTATTATTTCAATAAAAAAGAAGGCACCCAAAAGCAAACTGGACTTGATAAAATTGCCATTTCCATCTATTTCTTTTTCTTCGCCGGTATTGCTGGTTCGTTTTTATACGCCGGGAAGATAAGTGCTCCACGGCGGTGGGCTGAACATTTACCCGAATGGACAGGTTCTGACCAAGTGGGAGCGATTTGCGGGATTTTTGTTATTGCTGCCTCGATTATTTTTACTACTAGATTTTTCATTGGTTTAAAAAATGTTGGAAAGCAGCCTGAACAAAAATCGCTAAAATCTGTATCATAATACGGAAAC encodes:
- a CDS encoding aspartate kinase, with amino-acid sequence MKVAKFGGSSLASGKQLEKVFQIVVSDPERKVVVVSAPGKRFQEDIKVTDLLIECAEQCLQNQDPKETLEAVLERYAAIAEECHLPDGVIEEIYNDLAGRLASDKSKPDRFIDLLKASGEDNNAKLVAAYFRERGVEATYVDPKEAGLLVSAEPGNAQALPEAYDRLFSLRECSGIIIFPGFFGYSEEGEVYTFSRSGSDITGSILANALRVNLYENFTDVDAVYSVNPSIVKKPKEIKELTYREMRELSYAGFSVLHDEALVPAFRAGIPVQIKNTNNPAAPGTRIVYERDNTNGPVIGIASDEGFCSIYVSKYLMNREIGFGRKLLGILEDFGLSYEHTPSGIDDVSVILRENQLDEKIEAEITQRIKTELHADEVKIEHSLALIMVVGEGMRHNVGTMARASKALAKARVNIEMINQGSSEVSMMFGVKEVDEKRAVQAIYDEFFAAVTV
- a CDS encoding NUDIX hydrolase, which encodes MELEQVLIKVKSHTPTILGSEKFSKYAVMVPLLQKEDGIHILFEVRSLELRRQPGEICFPGGRMDPQDLDEMDTAIRETAEELGINKDQVTNVYPLDYMISPFGMILYPYVGYIDKAEEIQPNPTEVGEVFTVPLSFFINHDPEIYRVHFKAEPERGFPFDLIPGGENYNWRARGVEEYFYRYDNRSIWGLTARILAHFIEIIR
- a CDS encoding homogentisate 1,2-dioxygenase, whose amino-acid sequence is MYYRQMGEVPHKRHTMFKKDDGSLFREQVMGTRGFSGTQSILYHHYMPTEVVKSEGAGNYLPEYEVEQSLKHRHFLTSKVVKQGNALKARTYLVGNQDLLIGTAYVTAPMESFYRNGDGDEMLFIHHGTGQLETMFGTISYRPGDYLIIPIGTIFRVLPNENETTKMLFVESFSQITTPRRYRNEYGQLLEHSPFCERDIRGPETLVTFDVKGEFEVLTKSRGKISSHILGHHPFDVVGWDGYLYPWAFNIEDFEPITGRVHQPPPVHQTFEGNHFVVCSFVPRLYDYHPESIPAPYYHSNVNSDELLYYVAGNFMSRKGVREGSITLHPGGIPHGPHPGKTEASIGKKETLELAVMIDTFHPLKIVKSSQDFEDPAYMYSWFEKKE
- a CDS encoding fumarylacetoacetate hydrolase family protein; translated protein: MKFVTFEKKDGSISAGWLVDDEHVVDMHDASDGSLPNNLLDFLEKSEENRQKAASLFPLTSGQRGIYRLSEIQLKAPLPVPRSFRDFYAFEQHVKTARENRGLEMIPEWYEIPVFYFSNHLAIKGPGEAIVKPKECLWLDYELEIACVIGKEGRDIPEEAADDYIFGFCILNDWSARDLQKEEMKVGLGPAKGKDFSTSIGPWIVTKDELESLKEGNGFDLSMKAWVNGKLLSEGNLKDIYFSFGEMIARASKSVTLYPGEIIGSGTVGTGCILELGEHVHRWLEPGDQVELEIDHLGRLKNTIIDGIEVK
- the hppD gene encoding 4-hydroxyphenylpyruvate dioxygenase; this translates as MKENRVRAEQLADDFFPVRDVDYIEIYTGNAKQACHFFCTAYGFQPVAYSGLETGNRETASYCLQQRNIRLVLTGSYTEDGRVAQFVKKHGDGVKDVALLVDDVEKAFEEAVNRGAIALTAPFDMEDDNGVVKKAVLGTYGDTIHTLIERKNYQGAFLPGYESYTSTLPFEDAGLIGIDHVVGNVERMEEWVEYYSKVMGFKEMKHFSDKDITTEYSALMSKVMHNGGRIKFPINEPAEGKRKSQIQEYLEFYNGPGVQHLAILTEDIVSTVATLKKNGVEFLKTPGTYYESLGERIGKIDEEIEKLRELDILVDRDDEGYLLQIFTKPIVDRPTLFIEIIQRKGARGFGEGNFKALFESIEREQERRGNL
- a CDS encoding ABC transporter ATP-binding protein, which translates into the protein MLQLNQIHKIFNEGTPDEKIAIDHVNLSLKPGDFVTVIGSNGAGKSTLMNIISGVLIPDVGEVQIGGKNITNMTEFNRSKMIGRVFQDPMAGTAPSMTIEENLAMAYSRNKTRTLRRGVTKKRREYFREVLESLHLGLENRLSAKVGLLSGGERQALSLLMATFTEPSILLLDEHTAALDPSRAELITNLTKEIVDKYNLTTLMVTHNMQQAIDLGNRLIMMDKGQIIFEVNENEKRNLTIESLLSEFKRIRGVQMASDRAILSQ
- a CDS encoding ABC transporter permease; the encoded protein is MFTAIFGSFEAGIIYAIMALGVYLSFRILDFPDLTVDGSFVTGAALSAVLIVNGVNPFIATIAALFAGFAAGCITGLLHTFGKINNLLSGILMMIALYSINLRIMGRANIPLLNTDTAFTKISDFFEKTGIDSFFNNFLAVVGLGDSLPETWGILIFMIIVTFMIKFLTDWFLQTELGLAVRATGDNKRMIRSLSANTNLLVVLGLGLSNALVAFSGALIAQQGGFADVGMGIGMIVIGLASVIIGEALFGTKTIARTTLAVVGGAIIYRIVITLALRVDFLDPGDMKLITALIVIIALTAPKIIDSSREKKRKARRKSERMNIINASAGAKGDQHAAIKSDS
- a CDS encoding ABC transporter substrate-binding protein, which encodes MRKKVKALSIALAGMLLLAGCGSKESAGDPEKGEADKEFKIGISQFAPHPSLDAATEGFKKALKDKGVKVSFDEQNAQADQNNVQTIAKNFVGDKVDLIFANATPSATAALNATKDIPIVFTSVTDPVVAELVEALDKPGKNITGTTDNHPEATKTTIHFITDEVKAKNIGVIYNSGEPNSEVQVKEVKKLVEEKGAKLVEVSVANTSEVKQAAESLVGRVDAIYIPTDNTVVTALDSVIAVANSKKIPLFVGELDSMKKGAVAASGFSYYDLGYQSGLMAVDILTGKKKPSEIPVELPSSLKLVINKAAAEAQGLQVKEEWSKLGEFYDGK
- a CDS encoding cytochrome c oxidase subunit II, whose translation is MYQSIAWYATLFFVFLIALAFSFVYGESRKLREYGPIQEKGYKIRKFYFLGLLAIMGFASAISLSKLPYHNQHALAKEDGKIVDVTGIQFSWQLSNENFTVGEPVQFRVTSKDVTHGFGLYDTKMELIAQTQAMPDYTNTVTITFDKPGTYKILCLEYCSAGHHVMIKDIVVKPKGGK
- a CDS encoding cbb3-type cytochrome c oxidase subunit I; the encoded protein is MESKARNSIKKGVALSLMVTSVVLVLMMIFGVIMLLNQGNIVKIPAQMFYKVMTIHGTGMIGIAALGGSAIMWYYLSKYIHLNHKIFFTNLALSLIGVVMILTAIFGFNFSDGWTFLYPLPSFSAKIYGTTGALLFLFGLLILGVGYLVMYFYIAARLIKEYGGLGKSLGWDYIFRGKKGYGPPAAVVATTMVIIANSTGVLAGATALVQSILNIMNPNLTFDPMLAKHLTYAFGHIFANCTIYMAVIAVYEILSEYTGRPWKSNKAFLIAWNFSTLFTLMIYTHHLLMDFAVPRWMLIIGQVFSYANGLPVMVVTAYGALMIVFRSAVKWDFASSMMFLAMFGWVAGAVPAIIDATIVVNHVMHNTKWVPGHFHTYMGMGVVAMIFGFMYYFNKKEGTQKQTGLDKIAISIYFFFFAGIAGSFLYAGKISAPRRWAEHLPEWTGSDQVGAICGIFVIAASIIFTTRFFIGLKNVGKQPEQKSLKSVS